A window of the Phaseolus vulgaris cultivar G19833 chromosome 5, P. vulgaris v2.0, whole genome shotgun sequence genome harbors these coding sequences:
- the LOC137834857 gene encoding basic leucine zipper 24, whose protein sequence is MDDGNAELSDKLSNNVLFLNPESSSSFQASASVNTVPELCRSSSRTCTHTHTCNPPGPDAAHTHTCYHSHTQIFGPEDDDDKEHTNSKPKRPSGNREAVRKYREKKKAHTAYLEEEVKKLRLVNQQLARKLQGQAHLEAELARLRSILALLKGKIDSELGAFPFQNQCSSYILKEGDAGLLSTAGTIGLRCQNGLPCFHPHAGSSSQVNICAYGKSVSPWEGNCQPEIVDCHVDANNLMSTEGQTVETVDNFLSSASQEG, encoded by the coding sequence ATGGATGATGGAAATGCTGAGCTTTCTGATAAGCTTTCGAATAATGTTCTATTTTTGAATCCAGAGTCATCTAGCAGTTTTCAGGCTTCAGCATCCGTGAACACAGTTCCTGAATTATGTAGGAGTAGCAGCAGAACATGCACCCACACTCACACATGCAACCCACCTGGCCCTGATGCTGCTCACACACACACATGCTATCACTCTCACACCCAAATTTTTGGACCTGAAGATGATGACGACAAGGAGCACACCAACTCCAAACCAAAAAGGCCTTCTGGCAACCGAGAAGCAGTTAGGAAGTAtagggagaagaagaaggcaCACACAGCATACTTGGAGGAGGAAGTTAAGAAATTGCGTTTGGTGAATCAGCAACTAGCGAGGAAACTACAAGGGCAGGCACATCTTGAAGCAGAACTGGCAAGGTTGAGGAGCATTTTGGCACTCCTTAAGGGGAAAATAGACAGTGAATTGGGTGCTTTCCCCTTTCAAAATCAGTGTAGCTCTTACATTCTCAAAGAAGGGGATGCTGGTTTGCTGTCTACTGCAGGGACAATTGGCCTTCGGTGTCAGAACGGCTTGCCATGCTTCCATCCTCATGCAGGATCATCATCCCAGGTCAACATTTGTGCATATGGAAAGTCTGTGAGTCCATGGGAAGGAAACTGCCAACCTGAAATTGTAGATTGTCATGTAGATGCAAATAACTTGATGAGTACTGAAGGACAAACTGTGGAGACAGTGGATAACTTCTTGTCATCTGCATCTCAAGAGGGATAG